One segment of Clostridium ljungdahlii DSM 13528 DNA contains the following:
- a CDS encoding F0F1 ATP synthase subunit A, whose product MEAFSPLFLIHLGAFQIPITSSVIVQWAIIIILAILAKFFTSSMKKIPDKKQSVIEIIVEAVRNLVTENMGKEYVSFIPYVGTLAIYILVMNIAPVMIGVRAPTEDLSVAVGLALITFVLVQFNSIKKNGLVRYFGAYTKPVVPLLPINIIERLVLPVSLSLRLFGNLTAGAVIIGMVYKGLGSMAWFSQLLIPIPLHAFFDLFDGSIQMIVFVMLTIMNIKVIAED is encoded by the coding sequence GTGGAGGCTTTTTCACCATTGTTTTTAATACATCTGGGAGCATTTCAAATTCCAATAACTTCCAGTGTCATTGTACAATGGGCCATTATTATAATTTTAGCTATATTGGCAAAATTTTTTACATCTAGTATGAAAAAAATACCGGATAAAAAACAAAGTGTTATTGAAATTATTGTTGAAGCAGTAAGAAATTTAGTTACTGAAAACATGGGAAAAGAGTATGTATCATTTATACCATATGTAGGAACGCTTGCCATATACATTTTAGTAATGAACATTGCTCCAGTGATGATAGGAGTAAGGGCACCAACGGAAGATCTAAGTGTTGCAGTTGGATTGGCATTAATAACTTTTGTATTAGTCCAATTTAATTCAATTAAAAAAAATGGTTTAGTGCGTTATTTTGGAGCATATACTAAGCCAGTAGTACCGCTATTGCCAATTAATATTATAGAAAGGCTAGTTCTTCCAGTTTCCCTAAGTCTACGACTTTTTGGTAATTTGACAGCAGGAGCTGTAATTATCGGTATGGTATATAAAGGATTAGGTAGTATGGCATGGTTTTCTCAATTGTTAATACCAATTCCTTTACACGCTTTCTTTGATTTATTTGATGGTTCAATCCAAATGATAGTATTTGTTATGTTAACAATAATGAATATAAAAGTTATAGCTGAAGACTAA
- the atpE gene encoding ATP synthase F0 subunit C: MNLDAHSFISGMAAIGAGLAAIGCLGGGIGVGNAAGKAVEGVSRQPEASGKILSTFFVSAALSEVTAIYSLLIALILVFKV, translated from the coding sequence ATGAATTTAGATGCACATTCATTTATATCAGGTATGGCAGCAATAGGTGCAGGTTTAGCTGCTATAGGATGTTTAGGAGGAGGTATTGGAGTTGGAAATGCTGCTGGTAAGGCAGTTGAAGGAGTATCAAGACAGCCAGAAGCAAGTGGTAAAATACTAAGTACATTCTTTGTAAGTGCAGCTTTATCAGAGGTAACAGCTATTTACTCTCTATTAATAGCTCTTATTTTAGTATTTAAAGTTTGA
- a CDS encoding F0F1 ATP synthase subunit B: protein MQIDWTTVVITIINFIILYFILKHFFFKPVNNTITNRQQEIDNKIRTADENEKKSKQLVTQHQELLKNSKQEGKAIVEDYKNKADKVSENIVNDAQKEAQLILDRAKVEAEREREKAKDDIKNQVVDLALLVSSKALEGSINEQQHRKLIEDFIAKVGI from the coding sequence ATGCAAATTGATTGGACTACAGTCGTTATAACAATAATAAATTTTATCATATTGTATTTCATTCTGAAGCATTTCTTTTTTAAACCTGTCAATAACACTATTACAAATAGGCAGCAAGAGATTGACAATAAAATAAGAACTGCTGATGAAAATGAAAAGAAGTCTAAACAATTAGTAACTCAACATCAAGAGTTGTTAAAGAATTCAAAACAAGAAGGAAAAGCTATTGTTGAAGACTATAAAAATAAAGCCGATAAAGTTTCCGAAAACATAGTAAATGATGCCCAGAAAGAAGCTCAACTAATATTAGATAGGGCAAAAGTTGAAGCTGAAAGAGAAAGAGAAAAAGCAAAAGACGATATAAAAAATCAAGTGGTAGATTTAGCACTTTTAGTATCATCAAAAGCTTTAGAGGGATCTATTAATGAGCAGCAGCATAGGAAACTTATTGAGGACTTTATAGCTAAGGTAGGTATTTAA
- the wecB gene encoding non-hydrolyzing UDP-N-acetylglucosamine 2-epimerase — translation MNKIKCVTIFGTRPEAIKMAPLVKELEKRKEIDNKICVTAQHREMLDQVLQLFNIVPDFDLNIMKTKQTLTGITNRVLQGLEEIFEDEKPDLVLVHGDTTTTFAGALAAFYKKIKVGHVEAGLRTYDKYFPFPEEMNRKLTGAIADLHFAPTTGSKSNLLKEGVSENQIFVTGNTVIDAMRFTVEKDYKFSNDELNTINYDNKKVIMVTAHRRENWGKGIENICNALKRIIDENKDTEIVYLVHLNPVVKDMVYKILGNVSRVHLLPPLDTKETHNLMNKCFMVMTDSGGLQEEAPHLGKPVLVLRNVTERPEAVEAGTVRLVGTDEEKIIKLANELIRNPKEYDVMSKAINPYGDGKAAYRITEAILQYFDLAKGTYSEFKSN, via the coding sequence ATGAACAAAATTAAATGTGTTACTATATTTGGCACAAGACCAGAAGCAATAAAAATGGCTCCTTTAGTTAAGGAACTTGAGAAGAGAAAAGAAATAGATAATAAAATATGTGTTACTGCTCAACATAGGGAGATGCTTGATCAGGTTTTACAGCTTTTTAATATTGTTCCCGATTTTGATTTAAATATAATGAAAACTAAACAGACATTGACAGGTATAACTAATAGAGTACTTCAGGGACTTGAGGAAATATTTGAAGATGAAAAACCTGATTTAGTACTTGTTCATGGAGATACGACTACTACTTTTGCAGGAGCATTAGCTGCTTTCTATAAAAAAATAAAGGTTGGGCATGTAGAAGCAGGACTTAGAACTTACGATAAGTATTTCCCATTTCCAGAAGAAATGAATAGAAAGCTTACAGGTGCTATAGCTGACCTTCATTTTGCACCAACCACTGGATCAAAGTCCAATTTGTTAAAAGAAGGTGTGTCTGAAAATCAAATATTTGTAACTGGAAATACAGTAATTGATGCTATGAGGTTTACAGTAGAGAAGGATTATAAATTTAGTAATGATGAATTAAATACCATAAATTATGATAATAAAAAAGTTATAATGGTAACTGCTCATAGACGAGAAAATTGGGGAAAGGGTATCGAGAATATTTGTAATGCATTAAAAAGGATTATAGATGAAAATAAAGATACAGAAATTGTTTATCTGGTACACTTGAATCCTGTAGTAAAGGATATGGTATATAAAATACTTGGAAATGTTTCTAGAGTTCATTTGTTGCCTCCACTAGATACTAAGGAAACACACAATTTAATGAATAAATGTTTTATGGTTATGACTGATTCTGGTGGACTTCAGGAGGAAGCACCCCATCTTGGAAAGCCTGTATTGGTGCTTAGAAATGTGACTGAAAGACCAGAGGCTGTAGAGGCAGGCACAGTAAGACTCGTGGGAACGGATGAAGAAAAAATAATAAAGTTAGCAAATGAGCTTATAAGAAATCCTAAGGAATATGATGTAATGAGTAAAGCTATAAATCCTTATGGAGATGGCAAGGCAGCTTATAGAATAACAGAAGCTATTTTACAATATTTTGATTTAGCAAAAGGTACATATAGTGAGTTTAAATCAAATTAA
- a CDS encoding F0F1 ATP synthase subunit epsilon, with protein MSEVLKLTILTPDREFYEGEVVEVITESIQGDIAILPDHMPLVTTLKPANTEIVQKDGKKLKAFTSTGVLEVINNELKILCDSCEWPDEIDIDRAKAAKERAEKRLVSQKDGVDVKRAEMALARALARINLK; from the coding sequence ATGTCAGAAGTTTTAAAATTAACTATCCTTACTCCCGATAGAGAATTCTATGAAGGAGAAGTAGTAGAAGTAATAACGGAAAGTATTCAAGGCGACATAGCAATTCTTCCAGACCATATGCCTTTAGTTACCACTTTAAAACCTGCAAATACCGAAATCGTTCAAAAAGATGGCAAAAAATTAAAGGCATTTACATCAACCGGAGTACTGGAAGTAATAAATAATGAGCTAAAAATTTTATGTGATTCTTGTGAATGGCCAGATGAAATAGACATAGATAGAGCAAAAGCTGCTAAAGAAAGAGCTGAAAAAAGATTAGTTAGTCAGAAAGATGGAGTCGATGTAAAAAGAGCAGAAATGGCATTGGCTAGAGCACTGGCTAGAATTAATCTGAAATAA
- a CDS encoding ATP synthase subunit I yields MNKHILDMVKKVSVINLLFGMILACLVQLFFKSYGLFILLGVSIAIFNFFINTIVGALISERFRNSSASLYIISFIIRVVMAAGIGYWVFICSKYNVVAYLIGYTSHLLGIYIYSLIENN; encoded by the coding sequence ATGAATAAACATATTCTAGACATGGTAAAGAAAGTATCTGTAATTAATTTATTATTTGGCATGATTTTGGCCTGTTTAGTACAGCTTTTTTTTAAAAGTTATGGATTATTTATATTATTAGGTGTTTCCATAGCAATATTTAATTTTTTTATAAATACCATTGTAGGTGCCCTCATATCAGAAAGATTTAGAAATTCATCAGCATCTTTGTATATAATAAGTTTTATTATACGAGTTGTAATGGCAGCAGGAATAGGATATTGGGTATTTATATGCAGTAAATACAATGTAGTTGCTTATTTAATTGGCTATACATCCCATTTATTAGGGATATATATATATTCACTTATTGAAAATAATTAA
- the atpD gene encoding F0F1 ATP synthase subunit beta codes for MPNIGKVVQVIGPVVDIKFDTENLPNIYNAIDIKSGDKKIITEVAQHLGDDVVRTISMESTDGLMRGMDAEDTGSPISVPVGEPVLGRLFNMLGQPIDENGEVKAEQYYPIHRQAPSFEDQSVKPEMFETGIKVIDLLAPYQRGGKIGLFGGAGVGKTVLIQELINNIAKEHGGLSVFTGVGERTREGNDLYYEMQESGVIKKTALVFGQMNEPPGARMRVALTGLTMAEYFRDKGQDVLLFIDNIFRFTQAGSEVSALLGRIPSAVGYQPTLATEMGALQERITSTKQGSITSVQAVYVPADDLTDPAPSTTFTHLDATTVLSRSISEIGIYPAVDPLASTSRILDPRIVGEDHYKVASDVKHILERYSELQDIIAILGVDELSEDDRLVVIRARRIQRFLSQPFSVAEQFTGYQGKYVQIKETIRGFKEILEGKYDDLPETAFLFKGSIDEVVEAAKNMGKN; via the coding sequence ATGCCAAATATAGGCAAAGTTGTTCAGGTTATAGGACCTGTAGTAGATATAAAGTTTGATACAGAAAACCTTCCTAATATATATAATGCCATAGATATAAAATCAGGTGATAAAAAAATTATTACAGAAGTTGCACAACATTTGGGTGATGATGTAGTAAGAACTATATCCATGGAGAGTACAGATGGATTAATGAGAGGTATGGATGCAGAAGATACAGGATCTCCTATATCTGTACCTGTAGGTGAGCCAGTTTTAGGAAGACTTTTTAATATGCTAGGACAGCCAATTGATGAAAATGGAGAAGTAAAGGCAGAACAATACTATCCTATTCATAGACAGGCGCCAAGTTTTGAAGATCAATCTGTTAAGCCTGAAATGTTTGAAACTGGTATTAAAGTTATAGATCTTCTTGCACCATACCAAAGAGGCGGAAAGATAGGACTGTTTGGTGGAGCTGGTGTTGGTAAAACAGTTCTTATACAGGAACTTATAAATAATATAGCAAAAGAACATGGTGGATTATCAGTATTTACAGGTGTTGGAGAAAGAACAAGAGAAGGAAATGACCTATATTATGAAATGCAGGAATCAGGAGTTATAAAGAAGACTGCTTTGGTATTTGGTCAGATGAATGAGCCACCTGGAGCAAGAATGAGAGTTGCACTTACAGGACTTACTATGGCAGAATATTTTAGAGATAAAGGTCAGGATGTACTTTTATTTATAGATAATATATTCAGATTTACTCAGGCAGGATCTGAAGTTTCAGCGTTACTTGGTAGAATACCTAGTGCCGTTGGTTACCAGCCAACTCTTGCAACTGAAATGGGTGCTCTTCAAGAAAGAATAACATCCACAAAACAGGGGTCTATTACATCTGTTCAGGCAGTATATGTTCCAGCAGATGACTTGACTGACCCGGCACCATCTACAACATTTACGCATCTTGATGCAACTACAGTTCTTTCTAGATCTATATCAGAAATTGGTATATATCCTGCTGTTGATCCACTGGCATCCACTTCAAGAATATTGGATCCAAGGATTGTAGGAGAGGATCATTATAAAGTAGCATCAGATGTTAAACATATACTTGAAAGATACAGTGAACTTCAAGATATTATAGCAATACTTGGTGTAGATGAGCTTTCAGAAGATGATAGATTAGTAGTTATTAGAGCTAGAAGAATTCAAAGATTTTTATCACAACCATTTTCTGTTGCAGAACAATTTACAGGATATCAGGGTAAATATGTTCAAATAAAGGAAACTATAAGAGGTTTTAAAGAAATTCTTGAAGGTAAATATGATGATTTGCCAGAAACTGCTTTCTTATTTAAAGGAAGTATAGATGAAGTGGTTGAAGCAGCTAAAAATATGGGAAAAAATTAA
- the atpA gene encoding F0F1 ATP synthase subunit alpha, giving the protein MNIKPEEITSIIKDEIQKYEKKIETVDSGTIIQIGDGIARVYGLNQCMANELLEFPNDVYGMALNLEQDNVGCVLLGSQKGIKEGDTVKRTGRVVEVPVGEAIVGRVVNSLGQPIDGKGPIKTSETRPVDLVAPGVITRQSVKEPLQTGLKAIDSMIPIGKGQRELIIGDRQTGKTAIAMDTIINQKGKDVICIYVAIGQKQSTVAHIVNDLTEAGAMDYSIIVSASASESAPLQYIAPYAGCSMGEYFMNKGKDVLIVYDDLSKHAVAYREMSLLLRRPPGREAYPGDVFYLHSRLLERAAKLSDKLGGGSLTALPIIETMAGDVTAYIPTNVISITDGQIFLESELFYAGQRPAINAGISVSRVGGNAQIKAMKQVAGTLRLDLAQYRELASFAQFGSDLDKESMKRLEKGKRLTEILKQPQYKPMPVENQVMILFAAGREYIMDVPVEKVVEFEGEFLDYMSTHHKEIGDEIKNKKIISDELSDKLGNAIEEFKKIFLAEA; this is encoded by the coding sequence ATGAACATAAAACCTGAAGAAATAACTTCAATTATAAAAGATGAAATACAGAAATATGAAAAGAAAATAGAAACAGTTGATTCAGGTACAATAATTCAAATCGGTGATGGTATTGCTAGAGTTTATGGCCTTAATCAATGTATGGCAAATGAACTCTTAGAGTTTCCAAATGATGTTTATGGTATGGCTTTAAACCTTGAACAGGATAATGTAGGTTGTGTTCTTTTGGGTTCCCAGAAGGGAATAAAAGAAGGAGATACAGTTAAAAGAACAGGTAGAGTTGTAGAAGTACCAGTAGGTGAAGCTATTGTTGGAAGAGTTGTAAATTCACTTGGACAGCCTATTGATGGGAAAGGTCCTATAAAGACATCAGAAACTAGGCCTGTAGATCTTGTAGCTCCAGGAGTTATAACAAGACAGTCAGTTAAAGAACCACTGCAAACCGGGTTAAAGGCTATAGATTCAATGATACCAATTGGAAAAGGACAAAGGGAATTAATAATAGGAGACAGGCAAACAGGTAAGACTGCTATTGCCATGGATACTATAATAAATCAAAAAGGAAAAGATGTAATATGCATATATGTAGCTATAGGTCAGAAGCAGTCTACTGTAGCTCATATAGTAAATGACTTAACAGAAGCAGGTGCTATGGACTATAGCATAATAGTATCTGCATCAGCATCTGAGTCAGCACCACTTCAGTATATTGCTCCTTATGCAGGATGTTCCATGGGTGAATATTTTATGAATAAGGGAAAAGATGTACTTATAGTGTATGATGATTTATCTAAGCATGCGGTTGCCTATAGAGAAATGTCATTATTACTCCGTAGACCACCAGGAAGAGAAGCATATCCTGGAGATGTATTCTATCTGCATTCAAGATTACTTGAAAGAGCAGCAAAGCTTTCTGATAAGTTAGGTGGAGGCTCACTTACAGCACTTCCTATAATAGAAACTATGGCAGGAGATGTTACTGCATATATACCAACAAATGTTATTTCTATAACAGATGGTCAGATATTCCTTGAATCAGAGCTTTTCTATGCGGGTCAAAGACCAGCTATAAATGCAGGTATATCCGTATCCAGAGTTGGTGGTAATGCACAAATTAAAGCAATGAAGCAGGTAGCAGGTACTCTTAGATTGGATTTAGCACAGTATAGAGAACTTGCATCATTTGCTCAATTTGGATCAGACCTTGATAAAGAATCTATGAAAAGGCTTGAAAAAGGTAAGAGATTAACAGAAATATTAAAACAACCTCAATACAAACCAATGCCTGTAGAAAATCAGGTAATGATACTGTTTGCAGCTGGTAGAGAGTATATAATGGATGTACCGGTTGAAAAAGTTGTAGAATTTGAAGGAGAATTCCTTGATTATATGAGTACTCATCATAAAGAAATAGGTGATGAAATAAAAAATAAAAAAATTATATCCGATGAATTAAGTGATAAACTTGGAAATGCTATAGAGGAATTCAAAAAAATATTTTTAGCAGAGGCATAG
- the atpG gene encoding ATP synthase F1 subunit gamma, whose product MAGAGLVTIKRRIRSITSTQKITNAMGLIATSKLRKVRKKLEANNKYCELFSSLMNEFVLGAEGRNIYIHGNKSNKKLYIALNSDTGLCGGFNGSVVNEADAAMSKNKENCLLISVGQKGRTYFKRLKYSTEAEYVDISDVPTINEADTIVYKALDLYRSGEVGEVNIVYTKFISTVRQKVVVEKLLPLEADKKEKTNYLVKFEPSIDEMMDEVVLLHLKQKVLNCMINSKVSEQASRMTAMDGATKNANDLLDKLNLKYNRERQSAITQEITEIVGGAEALK is encoded by the coding sequence ATGGCAGGGGCAGGACTTGTTACAATAAAAAGAAGAATTAGATCAATAACCAGTACTCAAAAAATAACAAATGCCATGGGACTCATTGCCACCTCTAAACTTAGAAAAGTTAGAAAAAAGCTTGAGGCAAATAATAAATATTGTGAACTATTTAGTTCCCTTATGAATGAATTTGTTTTAGGAGCAGAGGGAAGAAATATTTATATACATGGTAATAAAAGCAATAAGAAACTCTACATAGCTTTAAATTCAGATACAGGATTATGCGGAGGCTTTAATGGCAGTGTAGTAAATGAAGCAGATGCTGCAATGTCAAAAAATAAAGAAAATTGCCTTTTGATATCTGTGGGACAAAAAGGAAGAACGTATTTTAAAAGGCTTAAGTATAGTACAGAAGCAGAATACGTGGATATTTCAGATGTTCCTACTATAAATGAAGCAGATACCATAGTATATAAGGCTCTAGACCTTTATAGAAGTGGCGAGGTTGGAGAAGTTAATATAGTATATACTAAGTTTATTTCAACAGTTAGACAAAAAGTAGTTGTTGAAAAATTACTTCCATTGGAAGCTGATAAAAAAGAAAAAACAAATTATCTTGTTAAATTTGAACCATCAATAGATGAAATGATGGATGAAGTAGTACTTTTACACTTAAAGCAAAAAGTACTTAACTGTATGATAAATTCAAAAGTAAGTGAACAGGCTTCCAGAATGACAGCAATGGATGGGGCAACTAAAAATGCAAATGATTTACTGGATAAATTGAATCTTAAATACAATAGAGAGAGACAATCTGCTATTACACAGGAAATAACTGAAATAGTTGGAGGAGCAGAAGCTCTTAAGTAA
- a CDS encoding YwmB family TATA-box binding protein, with translation MKKLKMLSCLLVLVFSFQYYVCASGDNLGVRSTLFQKSVSNLKETDIFKNILEKTNSTPVECGIMATFNTSSGKEKVVDEIFKVLMRYSECNKKVWRNNKIYCIEFNGYYAEGYVEGVENENYNIITVNITRKSSQYKLQDLKSMVDRSLGDRKEKCKYFEYVKAKTQKQDVSSVNSEVKNILKCYGTSDIKTIALEEGYSSTAYTHKYEPIQSGTGLIDFNYAVVKYDTGTYIIMGTPEIMVTY, from the coding sequence ATGAAAAAACTAAAAATGTTAAGCTGTTTATTGGTTCTTGTATTTTCTTTTCAATATTATGTTTGTGCTTCAGGAGATAATTTGGGTGTAAGATCTACATTATTCCAAAAATCCGTTTCTAATCTAAAGGAAACAGATATATTTAAAAACATATTAGAAAAGACTAACAGTACCCCGGTGGAGTGTGGAATTATGGCTACTTTTAATACTTCTAGTGGTAAGGAAAAGGTTGTAGATGAAATATTTAAGGTATTAATGAGATATAGTGAGTGTAACAAAAAAGTGTGGAGAAATAATAAAATTTATTGTATAGAATTTAATGGATATTATGCAGAGGGCTATGTAGAAGGTGTAGAAAATGAAAATTATAATATCATTACAGTTAACATTACAAGAAAATCCAGTCAGTACAAATTACAGGATTTGAAAAGTATGGTAGATAGATCTCTAGGTGATAGAAAAGAAAAGTGTAAGTATTTTGAATATGTAAAGGCAAAAACTCAGAAACAAGACGTAAGTAGTGTAAATAGTGAAGTTAAAAACATTTTAAAATGCTATGGTACATCTGACATTAAAACTATAGCTTTAGAGGAAGGATACAGTTCTACTGCTTATACACATAAGTATGAGCCAATACAAAGTGGCACAGGTTTAATAGATTTTAACTATGCTGTTGTAAAATATGATACAGGCACTTATATAATTATGGGAACTCCAGAAATAATGGTTACATATTAG
- a CDS encoding F0F1 ATP synthase subunit delta, with amino-acid sequence MHEYLDRRYALALYKIGEEKGKVKEYLEELRQVVAAIKGNSKFLEIMEHPEVSTSEKKKMFTEIFKDKVNEDILSFLLVLIEKDRINEIDGKLREMENIYLESNNTVKAKVKTVIALNDDERNTLIEKLEKKFNKKVLIEEEIDPSIIGGVYVEVNNEVIDGSIRSKLSEMKKIMLKGEQR; translated from the coding sequence ATGCATGAGTATTTAGATAGAAGATATGCCCTTGCACTCTATAAAATTGGAGAAGAAAAAGGAAAAGTTAAAGAATACCTAGAAGAATTAAGGCAGGTTGTAGCCGCTATAAAAGGTAATTCTAAATTTTTGGAAATCATGGAACATCCAGAAGTAAGTACATCAGAGAAGAAAAAAATGTTTACTGAAATCTTTAAAGATAAGGTGAATGAAGACATACTTTCATTCTTATTAGTTCTTATAGAGAAAGATAGAATTAATGAAATTGATGGAAAACTTAGGGAAATGGAAAATATATATCTTGAGAGTAATAATACTGTTAAGGCAAAAGTAAAAACAGTTATTGCTTTGAATGATGATGAGAGAAACACTTTAATTGAAAAGCTAGAAAAGAAATTTAATAAGAAAGTTTTGATTGAAGAAGAAATAGATCCTAGTATAATAGGTGGGGTTTATGTTGAGGTAAATAATGAAGTTATTGATGGTAGTATAAGGTCAAAACTTTCTGAAATGAAAAAAATAATGCTTAAGGGAGAACAGAGGTGA
- the murA gene encoding UDP-N-acetylglucosamine 1-carboxyvinyltransferase translates to MSKIVVKGGNKLHGEVNISTAKNSVLPIIAACILSGDKCVIEKVPMLEDVFVISDILRSISADINIDKDTNKVIIDSSNIKDCNPCSELVKKMRASFLIMGPMIARFGKFRLCLPGGCNIGTRPIDLHLKGLSALGAEVNVGHGYVEASAKKLIGDKIYLDFPSVGATENIMMASVMAEGETIIENAAEEPEIRDLAKFLNSMGANIIGAGSGTIRILGVKSLKGSTHRPIFDRIESGTFMVAAAITRSKIKINGANEEYLKPIIAKLTEVGVHISSQGSSLIVDGRDELRPVDIKTMPYPGFPTDMQSQMTGLLCTVMGTSIITETIFENRFMHVAEMKRMGANIKIDGRSAVIEGVKKLTGAEVKATDLRAGASLILCGLAAEGETEIADIYHVDRGYVDIEKKLKALGADIKRINE, encoded by the coding sequence ATGAGTAAAATAGTAGTTAAGGGAGGAAATAAACTGCATGGGGAAGTAAATATCAGTACTGCTAAAAATTCTGTATTGCCTATTATAGCAGCTTGTATTTTAAGCGGAGATAAATGTGTAATAGAAAAAGTACCAATGCTTGAAGATGTTTTTGTAATAAGTGACATATTGAGGAGTATATCTGCAGATATAAATATAGACAAAGATACAAATAAAGTAATAATAGATTCATCTAATATAAAAGATTGTAACCCATGCAGCGAATTGGTAAAAAAAATGAGGGCGTCATTTTTAATAATGGGTCCCATGATAGCTAGGTTTGGAAAGTTCAGATTATGTCTTCCAGGTGGATGCAATATTGGAACTAGACCTATAGATCTTCACTTGAAGGGATTAAGTGCTCTTGGAGCAGAGGTGAATGTAGGGCATGGATATGTAGAAGCAAGTGCTAAGAAATTGATAGGGGATAAAATATATCTAGATTTTCCTTCAGTAGGGGCTACAGAAAATATAATGATGGCATCAGTAATGGCAGAAGGAGAAACTATAATAGAGAATGCAGCAGAAGAACCCGAAATAAGGGATCTGGCAAAATTTTTAAATAGCATGGGGGCAAATATTATTGGTGCAGGGTCAGGTACTATTAGAATATTAGGAGTAAAAAGCTTAAAGGGAAGTACTCATAGACCAATATTTGATAGGATAGAATCTGGTACTTTTATGGTGGCAGCTGCTATAACTAGAAGCAAGATTAAAATAAATGGTGCTAATGAAGAATACTTAAAACCTATAATCGCCAAGTTAACTGAAGTTGGAGTTCATATAAGCTCACAAGGAAGTAGCTTGATTGTAGATGGAAGAGATGAATTAAGACCAGTAGATATTAAAACTATGCCTTATCCTGGATTTCCAACTGATATGCAGTCACAGATGACAGGACTTTTATGTACTGTTATGGGTACAAGTATAATAACAGAAACTATTTTTGAAAATAGATTTATGCACGTAGCAGAGATGAAAAGGATGGGAGCAAACATAAAGATAGATGGAAGAAGTGCTGTTATAGAAGGTGTAAAAAAACTTACTGGAGCAGAAGTTAAAGCAACTGACTTAAGAGCAGGTGCAAGCCTTATACTTTGTGGGTTGGCAGCAGAAGGTGAAACAGAAATTGCAGATATATACCATGTAGATAGAGGCTATGTAGATATTGAAAAAAAATTAAAAGCACTAGGAGCTGATATTAAGAGGATAAATGAATAA